Proteins from a genomic interval of Lathamus discolor isolate bLatDis1 chromosome 19, bLatDis1.hap1, whole genome shotgun sequence:
- the TMEM81 gene encoding transmembrane protein 81 — MTVVTHLIDNPNMEPLGSSHILGLLLCAFHVPLVASFAGVTIPAELKSVVAPVVVSTTLCSVTCGLGFKLEELCEVTPAGERQNCSVRRTGCLASWDCGLLHFTLPVGQPFQLSCLTSGITGNGSQAYSYTWRFAPGLITTKDILFRPFRNPRPVVRFSPTKESDAGTYRCEVQVIKTFKVVKRVYFAIRVIHKDLVDLNFQKFLTWEQKLTASKVEENLETGVYEVQEEEPFWKGELFYQCLVGIGSGVAGGILLSVVLHCLQRLWRGRAAEQRAEI; from the coding sequence ATGACTGTGGTGACCCATCTGATTGATAACCCCAACATGGAGCCCCTGGGGAGCAGCCACATCCTTGGGCTGCTCCTTTGTGCTTTCCATGTGCCTTTGGTGGCTTCCTTTGCAGGCGTTACCATCCCCGCAGAGCTGAAGTCCGTCGTGGCCCCGGTCGTGGTGAGCACCACGCTGTGCAGCGTCACCTGTGGGCTGGGCTTcaagctggaggagctgtgcGAGGTCACCCCGGCCGGCGAGAGGCAGAACTGCAGCGTGCGCCGCACCGGCTGCCTCGCCAGCTGGGACTGTGGCTTGCTCCACTTCACCCTCCCCGTGGGCCAGCCCTTCCAGCTGAGCTGCCTGACCTCAGGCATCACGGGCAATGGGAGCCAAGCCTACAGCTATACATGGAGGTTTGCCCCAGGCCTCATCACCACAAAGGACATCCTGTTCAGACCTTTCAGAAACCCCAGGCCTGTTGTCAGGTTTTCCCCTACCAAGGAGTCGGACGCAGGGACTTACCGATGCGAGGTGCAGGTGATAAAGACGTTCAAAGTGGTCAAGAGGGTCTACTTTGCAATCAGAGTGATCCACAAGGACCTGGTGGATCTGAACTTCCAAAAATTCCTGACATGGGAACAGAAGTTAACAGCAAGCAAAGTGGAAGAGAACCTAGAAACTGGCGTCTATGAAGTGCAAGAAGAGGAGCCCTTTTGGAAAGGAGAATTGTTTTATCAATGCTTGGTAGGAATTGGCAGTGGGGTGGCAGGGGGTATCTTACTGAGCGTGGTGCTCCACTGCTTGCAGAGGCTTTGGAGagggagagctgcagagcaaCGAGCTGAGATTTAA